In the Bacillus amyloliquefaciens DSM 7 = ATCC 23350 genome, TTATACGGGAGATATTCTTGATAAGAGCCGGACGAAGTATGATCTGAAATACTATCTTTCTATGGCAAAAGAGCTTGAGGCATCGGGAGCGCATATTCTCGGCATTAAAGACATGGCCGGTCTTTTGAAACCTCAAGCCGCATACGAACTTGTCTCAGCGCTGAAGGAAACGATTGATATTCCCGTTCATCTTCACACGCATGATACGAGCGGCAACGGCGTCTTTCTCTATGCCAAAGCCGTTGAAGCGGGTGTGGATATCGTAGATGTCGCCGTCAGCTCAATGGCGGGTCTGACTTCACAGCCGAGTGCAAGCGGATTTTATCATGCGCTTGAAGGAAACAGCCGCCGTCCTGAAATGGATGTCCGGCAGGTTGAAAGACTGTCACAATATTGGGAATCCGTCCGTCAATATTACAGTGAATTTGAAAGCGGGATGAAGTCTCCGCATACTGAGATTTATAATCACGAAATGCCGGGCGGACAGTACAGCAATCTGCAGCAGCAGGCAAAAGGAGTCGGCCTCGGCGACCGCTGGAATGAAGTGAAAGACATGTACAGCGTCGTCAACCGCATGTTCGGCGACGTCGTTAAAGTAACGCCTTCTTCCAAAGTCGTCGGAGATATGGCGCTTTACATGGTGCAAAACAATTTAACGGAACAAGATGTTTATGATAAAGGCGAAACTCTTGATTTTCCGGATTCTGTTGTTGAGCTCTTTAAAGGACAGATCGGCCAGCCGCACGGCGGATTTCCGGAAAAACTGCAAAAGCTCGTTCTAAAAGGACAGACGCCGATTAAGGTAAGACCGGGTGAACTGCTTGAACCGGTATCTTTTGAAGGCATCAAAGAAGAATGGAAAGAAACTCATCAGATGGAATTGAGTGATCAGGACGCAATCGCGTATGCTCTTTATCCGAAGGTATTCACTGAATACGTTAAAACGGCTGAACGCTTCGGTGATATTTCCGTATTGGACACACCGACTTTCTTCTACGGCATGAGGCTCGGTGAAGAAATCGAAGTGGAAATCGAGCGAGGAAAAACGCTGATCGTAAAGCTTGTGTCTATCGGTGAACCGCAGCCTGATGCGACACGTGTCGTTTATTTTGAGTTGAACGGCCAGCCTCGTGAGGTGGTCATTAAAGATGAAAGCATTAAATCATCCGTACAGGAAAAATTAAAGGCCGATCGGACAAACCCAAGCCACATCGCAGCATCAATGCCGGGAACCGTTATTAAATTGTTAACGCAAACCGGTGCGAAGGTGAACAAAGGGGATCATCTGATGATTAATGAAGCGATGAAAATGGAGACGACGGTGCAGGCGCCGTTCTCCGGGACGATTCAGCAGATTCATGTGAAAAACGGTGAACCGATTCAGACAGGCGATTTACTGATTGAGATTGAAAAAGCGTAGAATTTAAAAAAACCTGATCCGCACCATTGCGGTCAGGTTTTTTGTATGTAAAAAGGCCGAAGCTCTAACGCTTCGGCCTTCTCATGTACCTCAGATGTTCCGCTGTTTTGATTCGTAACGGAAGCGGGCGATTAATAATAAGAAATAGCATAAGACGCCGAACAAGCCGGCAATAAAGAGTGAATGGGCGAGTGCAAAGCCGGTGGCCATTTCTGAATAAACAACCATGATTCCGGAAAGCGCCTGTAATAAAACAAAGGCAAGAGCCGCTATCCAGCCTCCGAGAATCTGTTTTTGGTCTTTGTAGGAGCGCACAGCATGCGCGAAAGCGATAAGAATCCAGACAAACAGAAGCAGGGCTGCCGTTCTGTGGCCCATCTGCACCCACTCCTGAAATTGGGACGGAAGCCCGTGGTGCAGCCTGCTGCAAAGCGGAACGTCAGGACAGGCAAGGCTTGATTTCGTATGACGCACATAAGCACCCGTATAAACGACGATATACGTGTAAATCGAAAGGCCGATCATATGAAACTGCATTTTTCTGCCGATTCTGAGCGGCTTGACGAGCTTTTTGTCTGATTTATCAGCTTCAAATATGAGCAGCGTCAAAATCAGAACCGAAGCGAAAGAGATCAGCGATATGCCGAAATGAAGCGCCATAACGAGCGCATTTGATCCGAAGACAACCGCTAGTGCGCCGAGAAGCGCCTGTAAAAATAAAAAGATAATGGACATAATGGCGAGAAAGGTTGTTTCACGGAATACAGGCGTGACTTTTCTCCATGCCCAAAAAGCGAGACTCAGCACGAGAACGATTGAGACACCGCTTGCGAGTCTGTGGCTCCATTCAATGATAGAAGCGGCGTTAAGCTCCGGGAAAAAACGGCCGTGGCAAAGCGGCCACTGTCTTCCGCATCCGAGACCTGACCCTGTCTTTGTGACAAGAGCCCCGCCGATCAGCACGACGAGCATGACAAATGTCGTCAGCACACCGAGCGCTTTTAAAGCTTTATTCATTTTACATTCACCTTCTTAACAAACTGGACAAAATGATATACGTACCAAGTGTAAGCGAATATGTGTTTTGTGGCAATTCTCAATTCTGTTTGTTCACAAAAATATAATAGAATTAAGACTTCTTAGATAATGGGGTTGATTATTCCAAATGGGTCTGATAGAAATAAAGTAACCGCTTTATTACGAAATCGGCGGAGATGGTAAAATTCATAAAAAGTTCACAAATAAATTCCTGTTTCTCGTTTAATATTTAAGAGGATGTTTTTTTACAGGTCATTATCTTGTATGATAGAGTTGCAGGTCTTAAAAAACCTGCTTTA is a window encoding:
- the ctaA gene encoding heme A synthase CtaA translates to MNKALKALGVLTTFVMLVVLIGGALVTKTGSGLGCGRQWPLCHGRFFPELNAASIIEWSHRLASGVSIVLVLSLAFWAWRKVTPVFRETTFLAIMSIIFLFLQALLGALAVVFGSNALVMALHFGISLISFASVLILTLLIFEADKSDKKLVKPLRIGRKMQFHMIGLSIYTYIVVYTGAYVRHTKSSLACPDVPLCSRLHHGLPSQFQEWVQMGHRTAALLLFVWILIAFAHAVRSYKDQKQILGGWIAALAFVLLQALSGIMVVYSEMATGFALAHSLFIAGLFGVLCYFLLLIARFRYESKQRNI